From Apium graveolens cultivar Ventura chromosome 9, ASM990537v1, whole genome shotgun sequence, the proteins below share one genomic window:
- the LOC141685922 gene encoding uncharacterized protein LOC141685922 produces MTGRLAAWTIELSQFYIEYKPRTAIRAQVLSDFVAECQFKTKGSDPEEIQPRPWLLFVDGLSTSNSGGAGIILIIPEGFKVQQALKFEFQATNNVAEYEALIAGLKLATNLEVDFIDIFGDSQLVAKQISRGFKTHNESMAKYLAMTQELLKKFSSWKLSNVDRTENQWADSLAKIASSNLKLNLDRVYFDSLKSPVIDMVIVHNIQSNPDWRSPILEYILENKLPTEKSEARAIMFKARNYCTIGSVLYRYALTEPLLRCLSPEEVDQAILEVHTGICGEHIGGKNLALKIMRHGMYWPILRKDCEGYVRKFQGVDIVGPFPKSRGQCQYIVVAVDYATKWVEAKPLSKIREKEMIEFFMEYVVFRFGVPRISVSDNGTQFVGAQFEKVLSDLKIQHIKASVAYPQANGLAEITNRTILQGLKKRIEEIPRCWVDELPNVLWSYRTTPRSATGETPFRLAYGVDAVLPVEVSRISPRIEVFDPSFTAEGLYFHNDLLEETREES; encoded by the exons ATGACAGGAAGACTCGCAGCATGGACCATCGAATTAAGTCAATTCTACATCGAATATAAACCACGAACAGCTATAAGGGCTCAAGTCCTCTCAGATTTTGTGGCAGAATGCCAATTCAAGACCAAAGGGTCCGACCCCGAGGAAATTCAGCCAAGGCCGTGGCTATTGTTTGTTGACGGTTTATCGACCTCGAATTCTGGCGGCGCAGGGATAATCCTTATCATCCCAGAAGGATTTAAAGTCCAACAGGCCCTTAAGTTCGAATTTCAAGCAACAAATAACGTGGCCGAATACGAGGCATTAATTGCGGGACTAAAATTGGCAACGAACCTCGAGGTAGATTTTATCGACATATTTGGCGATTCCCAGCTGGTGGCTAAGCAAATAAGCAGAGGGTTTAAGACCCATAATGAAAGCATGGCTAAATACCTTGCAATGACACAAGAGCTGCTCAAAAAGTTCTCCTCCTGGAAACTGTCAAATGTGGATAGAACAGAAAATCAATGGGCGGATTCCCTCGCCAAGATAGCCTCGTCCAATCTGAAATTGAACCTCGACCGAGTATATTTTGACAGCCTGAAATCCCCCGTTATCGACATGGTGATAGTCCACAATATTCAAAGCAATCCCGACTGGCGAAGCCCTATCCTTGAGTATATCCTAGAAAATAAACTTCCCACGGAAAAAAGTGAAGCCCGCGCAATCATGTTTAAAGCAAGAAATTATTGCACGATTGGTTCAGTGTTATATCGATATGCATTAACTGAACCACTTCTCCGATGCTTAAGCCCAGAAGAGGTCGATCAAGCAATTCTCGAGGTTCACACGGGGATATGTGGCGAACATATCGGAGGAAAGAACCTAGCTCTTAAAATCATGAGACATGGGATGTATTGGCCCATACTCCGAAAAGATTGTGAGGGTTACGTGCGCAAATTTCAG GGAGTCGATATCGTGGGACCTTTTCCCAAGTCTAGAGGTCAGTGTCAATACATCGTGGTTGCAGTCGACTACGCGACGAAATGGGTCGAGGCAAAACCTCTCTCAAAGATCAGAGAAAAAGAGATGATTGAATTTTTTATGGAATATGTGGTATTTCGATTTGGAGTTCCAAGGATTTCAGTTTCAGATAACGGGACGCAATTTGTTGGTGCACAATTCGAGAAAGTTTTAAGCGACTTGAAAATCCAACACATCAAAGCATCAGTTGCATACCCACAGGCCAATGGCCTTGCAGAAATAACAAACAGAACCATCTTACAAGGATTAAAGAAAAGGATAGAAGAAATTCCCCGATGTTGGGTTGACGAGCTCCCTAATGTGTTGTGGTCCTACAGAACAACTCCACGAAGCGCAACAGGAGAAACCCCTTTCCGCCTCGCGTACGGTGTCGACGCCGTTTTGCCTGTCGAGGTCAGTCGGATTTCCCCTAGGATCGAGGTCTTTGATCCCTCTTTCACAGCCGAAGGATTATATTTTCACAATGACTTACTTGAAGAAACAAGAGAGGAATCTTGA